GTCAGGGCTTTGACCCCTAGATAAAATTCCGGCTTCATCCGGAGTTTGTGATTCATTAAAACCTCCAAGAGTCGGTTGAGCACAAAACCCAGTTTCAGCTCTTTCATCGGGACATCGAGATGTTCCCCAGCAAACGATTCGACATCACGCTCGAGCTTGTCTGTATCCTCTGCTACGCCCTCTATGGACATTCCGAGAATCGATCGTGTGACAAGATTATGGTCCTTCTGGGAGAGTCCCATGATCATGGAGGCGATATTTTCCTGAAAGGCCGGGGTGAGACGTCCCATCATTCCGTAATCATAAAAAGCAATGATGTTCCCATTCAAAATCGTGAGATTTCCCGGGTGTGGATCTCCGTGAAAATAGCCGTGCTGGAATATTTGCTGAAAAATCAATTTTGACATCCTGTTCGCTATTTTGACAGGATCTAGGCCGTGCTTGCGCAGGTTTTCAGGCATGTCCACAGGGTAACCCCGGAAGTACTCCATCGTCAGGACCTTTTCAGTAGAAAGCTCCCTGTAGATCCGGGGAATACGGATGGTCCGGTTCGTACTGAAATTTTTCGCGAAATGCTCGAGGTTATGGGCTTCGATCGTGAAATCTTGCTCTTTGAGGAGTGTCTTTGTAAATTCCTTTACCACGCCCACGGGATTAATCGCGGCCAACGACTCGACGTGATTTTCTAGAAAGGTCGCTAAATAGAGGAGAATCTCCACATCTCCCTCAATGACCTTAGCGATCCCGGGCCTCTGCACCTTGATCGCAAGAACGTCCCCTCCTCGGGCCACAGCCCTGTGGACCTGTGCGAGTGAGGCGGATGCCAGAGGCGTTTCATCAAACTCCCGGAACAATTCCTCAATGGGTCTGCCGAGTTCACTTTCGATGATCCTAATGGCTTCCTGCCCGTCAAAGGGTGGCACCGTCGCCTGCAGTTTATGGAGTTCAATAAAAAGTGTTTCATCAATCAAATCACGGCGACTGCTTAAAATCTGGCCGAACTTAATGAAGGTGGGACCCAGCTCCTCTAGGGCCTGCCGGAATCTGACAGCGGGGGAACCCTCCGCCGTTGGCGCGGTCGGGACAGGGTCAGTGGTGTCATCATCGTCCAGATTTAGTGATTTCTGGAGACGGATGAGCTTGAGCATGTCCCCGAAACCATAACGATAAAGTATGCCTAAAATCTCCCGGTATCGCGGGAGTTTCGAGTAAACTCCGATGGCTGTATTGATTTCTTTGATCATGGGAGTAGGTCTCTAGACTGCAGATTCGGGTTTAAGGGGTGCCACAATGCTTCCTGAAACAATCTCCTGAGGCTCCAGAGGTATGGGACTCAAGTCATTTTCCAGCAGGGTCATTAACTCCCGCAGCCCATCCTTGTAGGAGATCGAAAAATCAACAAAACCCATATCGATGAGGAGCTTCGGAATCAAACAATCATCGAGCTTGAGTGGGACGATCCTGATTTCGCGCCGGGCGATTTCATCAAAGAATAACTCGTTTAATTCCTTTTTAATCCAAGGTGCCTCCACCGAGTACCGGCTCATTCCTAAGAGCAGATAATCGGATACGACCAATCCCTGCGCCATACGTTCGGCGGCTGATTCCAGAGGTCGTACCCGCTGGTCATGGAGCCAGACGCTCACCCCTTCCGTGCCCAGATCCGTGGCGAGCTGGCGGATGACCGCATCATCTTTGGAGCAACGCGATAAAAACACCACCCGCTTCTTGGGGTGGTCGTTATTACGTTCTTTCTTGGAGGCGGCCGCATCCTCATAAAGATCCTCTAACCCGAGGTCGGGTTCCAGAGCATGGAGATTTTTCGCCCAGGACAAAAGAGGGGCTAGTTTGTCAGGGTCAAAGTTTTCTATTCTTTGAACGGCTGCTGCTTTTCTGAGGGCCGCCTCGATCGGTTCGTTCTGGGCCAGAAATTGGCGTACATTCACCAGCAGGGGCATTCGCAACATCCACTCCCTGACAACCGTACGTTTTTGCGGGATCGTCCCACCAAAGGGATAGGGGGGGACAAGTGTGTACAGCCCATCATCGGTGACGTCTAAAAGACCGAGTATCCGTGCGTTTTCAGCGACCATTGCCGCGGTCTTTGACTCTAAATCTGCAAATTGGGAGACTTGCTCCAGGTCAGGGCACGTCAGCCATGCCACCGCATCGAGGACATCCAGCAGCCTCTCATGGGGGACTTCTGAAAATTCCAGCGAACATTCAGGGTTCTTCTTTGTGTGGGCGGTGCCGCCGTCCGTTTTATCATCCTGTTTTTTTGTCGTACTCATAAGGACTCTCTTGTTGGATGTGGGTTAATGATTGGTTCAAGAAGGTATCCATTTGATCCCGCCGGAGCGGGATCGGATTATTCACTCCATGTCCGTAGTTATATACCTATCAGTGATCGAAGTGAAGAGAGGCAAATACCCTCTCTCAATCTACTGTCCGTTCACCTGTGAAGAATTCCTCAAGATCGGCACCGATCCCAGTGAATGTTTTCTCCACCTCTTTGCCGAAGAATTCTGCTCCGGTATTTGAGTGATTTTCCTTCCGACTCGTCACTGGAGGCGGGGGCAAGTAGGAGGCAAAAGATCCGTCTTCGGCTTTCGACAGGACATACCCCTTGGAACGTCCTTCTTGGAGGAGTTCCACACGCCAGATCGGAGCACT
Above is a genomic segment from Verrucomicrobiota bacterium containing:
- a CDS encoding AarF/UbiB family protein — translated: MIKEINTAIGVYSKLPRYREILGILYRYGFGDMLKLIRLQKSLNLDDDDTTDPVPTAPTAEGSPAVRFRQALEELGPTFIKFGQILSSRRDLIDETLFIELHKLQATVPPFDGQEAIRIIESELGRPIEELFREFDETPLASASLAQVHRAVARGGDVLAIKVQRPGIAKVIEGDVEILLYLATFLENHVESLAAINPVGVVKEFTKTLLKEQDFTIEAHNLEHFAKNFSTNRTIRIPRIYRELSTEKVLTMEYFRGYPVDMPENLRKHGLDPVKIANRMSKLIFQQIFQHGYFHGDPHPGNLTILNGNIIAFYDYGMMGRLTPAFQENIASMIMGLSQKDHNLVTRSILGMSIEGVAEDTDKLERDVESFAGEHLDVPMKELKLGFVLNRLLEVLMNHKLRMKPEFYLGVKALTQVEAIGQVLDPDLNFNHIGEPYAREVMERKWSLPVIMRSLMDTLGMTIDAIKIMPREMQDIYQRLKSGKMNIPVDIKISPEGFEPLRKTLNHIANRISQALVLSSLLVLSGLLFVARVPPLWHGIPVFALVAVGIAFLSWLRHWITIRRRGGL
- a CDS encoding toll/interleukin-1 receptor domain-containing protein gives rise to the protein MSTTKKQDDKTDGGTAHTKKNPECSLEFSEVPHERLLDVLDAVAWLTCPDLEQVSQFADLESKTAAMVAENARILGLLDVTDDGLYTLVPPYPFGGTIPQKRTVVREWMLRMPLLVNVRQFLAQNEPIEAALRKAAAVQRIENFDPDKLAPLLSWAKNLHALEPDLGLEDLYEDAAASKKERNNDHPKKRVVFLSRCSKDDAVIRQLATDLGTEGVSVWLHDQRVRPLESAAERMAQGLVVSDYLLLGMSRYSVEAPWIKKELNELFFDEIARREIRIVPLKLDDCLIPKLLIDMGFVDFSISYKDGLRELMTLLENDLSPIPLEPQEIVSGSIVAPLKPESAV